The nucleotide sequence GCAGCGGCGGGTTCATCTTGAACTTCGGGTCATAGCCCTCGATGCATTTGTCGGTCAGCGCAATGTGGTGGGGCGTGGCTTCGGCCGAGATGGAGACGCCGCGATCCTTGGCGCGGCGGATGATCTCGACGGCGTTGCGCGACGAAATGTGCTGCATGTGGATGTGCGCGCCGGTGTAGGTGGCGAGAATGGCGTTGCGCGAGACGATCAGATCCTCGGCGGCATTGGGCCAACCCTTGAGGCCGAGTCGAGCGGAGACCTCGCCCTCATTCATGACAGCGTCGACCGTCATGGAGTGGTCCTGGCAGTGGTCCATGATGGGGAGTTCGAACATTTTGGCGTATTCGCAGGCGCGACGCATGAGTTCGTTGCTCTGCACACAGTCACCGTCGTCGGTGATGGCGACGACGCCCGCCTTGGCGAGCGAACCGATGGGAGCGAGGGCTTCGCCCTTCATGTCGACGGTGATGCAGCCGGTGGTGAGCACCTTTACCACCGCGTCACGTTTGATGACGTCTTTGATGTATTGGATCGTGCCGGTGTTGCTCGCGGGCGGCGACGTGTTGGGCATGCAGACCACGGTGGTGAAGCCACCGGCGGCGGCGCAGTGCGAACCCGTGGCGATGTTTTCCTTGTGGGTCTGGCCGGGCTCGCGGAAGTGAACGTGGATATCGACGAGACCGGGACAGGCGACGAGGTTGGTGCCGTCGATGACCTTGGCCTTCTTTTTGTCGGCGGCGGAAAGATCGGCGACGATCAGACCGTTTTTAACGAAGAGATCGCCGACGGCGTTGCGCTTGTTGGCGGGGTCGATGACACGGGCGTTTTGAATCCAGAGAGCGGGCATGGTGGAAGAAAATGGAAAGTGATAATCGTTCTTCGTTCTCTTAATCGTTCTCGTTCTCGAACCAGTGGAGTGGTGTGATGAACGGAGGAAAAGGCATCGAGAACGATTACGAGAACGAAGAACGGGAACGAGAGAAGACGGCCGTCAGCCGGTGGGCGTGACGTATTCGGGTTGGCCCCCGGCGCAGAGGTAAAGCACGGCCATCCGGACCGCGATGCCGTTGGTGACTTGGTCGAGGATCACGCTGCGGGGACCGTCGGCGAGTTCGCTGTCGATCTCAACGCCGCGGTTGATCGGGCCGGGGTGCATGATGATGGCGTTGGGGTGCAACCACGCGGCGCGTTGTTGGTTGAGCCCGAACATCGAGGTGTATTCGCCGATGGAGGGAAACATGCCCGCGTTTTGGCGCTCGTGCTGGATGCGCAGCAACATGACGACCTCGGCGTCGGCCAGGGCGGACCGCAAATCGTGCGAGACCGTCACGCCCAGCGCTTCAAGGTGCTTGGGCACGAGGGTCGAAGGTCCGACGAGCGTGACATCCGCACCGAAGGTTTTGAGGGCCTGAATGTTCGAGCGAGCCACGCGGCTGTAGAGGATGTCGCCGAGGATCACGACGCGTCGGCCTTTGAGGCTGCCGAGTCGCTCGCGCATGGTGAACGTGTCGAGGAGGCCTTGAGTAGGGTGCTCGTGGGCACCGTCGCCGGCGTTGATTACGGGGATGCCGAGAATCTTGGAAAGGTAGAGCGGAGAGCCCGGTGCGGAGTGGCGCACCACGATCATGTCGGCCTGCAAAGCCTCGATGTTTTGGGCGGTGTCCCGGAGCGATTCGCCCTTGGTCGTGGAGGAGCTTTTAGCGTCGAGCGAGATGGTATCGGCCGAGAGGCGCTTGGCGGCCATGTCGAACGCCATGCGCGTGCGGGTGCTCGGCTCGAGGAAGAGATTGACGATCGTCTTGCCGCGGAGGGCGGGGACTTTCTTCACGCTGCGGGTGAGGATTTTTTTAAAGGAGGCAGCGGTGGCGTGAATTTGGTCGAGCTCGGCGAGGGAAAGTTCCTCGAGGGTGAGCAGGTGGCGTCGATTCCAGGACATCAGAGTGATTACGATTTGAGAGCGGTGATGGAGGCGGTGTCGCGGGACGGGTCGGTCGCATCCAGGAAGACGTTGACCTTTTGGCGATCGGTGGGCGTGACCGTGAGACCGACATAGTCGGCGGCGAAAGGCATTTTCCGTCCGCCGCGATCGATGAGGATGGCCAGCTCCACGGCGGCGGGTCGGCCCCAGTCAAAGAGTTCGTCAATGGCAGCTTTCAACGTGCGACCGGAGTGCAGCACGTCGTCGACGATGACGACGGTCCGCCCCGTGATATCGAAGGGAATGATAGACGGCTGAGTGTCGCCGGGAATGGGGTTACGGCCGATGTCGTCGCGATGAAAGGCGGGGTTGAGCTGGGCGGTGGGCACCCCCAGACGGCGGCCGAGACGCTGGGCGAGTTCGATACCGCCATTGGCGATGCCGGCGAGCACGACGGGCGGCTTGACGCCATGGCGGGATTCAATGGCGGTGGCCAGCCGCTCGATGGCGGCGTGGAGTTCGGGGGCGTCGAAAGTCAGCGGCGCAGGCACGGGTGCCGGTTTTGCCGTGAGCACCCCGTGGGGTAAAGCGGGAAGTGAAAACGGCCCGGTCGATGACCAAAACGAAAGTGATGGGAATGACGGGCAGGCACCGCGTTTCCCGCCGCGGTAGCCTGCGCTCTCGCACTCGCGAACGGTCGGACCGCCCCTCCCAAGCCCTATTCCGGCCAACGTCCGGCTGTCACCGTCGTCAGTTTCGTGCCTCGAATGTTCGTATTACGAACTTTTGGGGCAAAGCGACTCGCGGGGGGGGGCTCGGGAAACAGGCCGAAGGTTGGGGGCGGTGGGGACCGAGGGGGCGGATTTGGTGATCGCTCTCGGTCGAGTGGGCGCGAGCTACTCTTATCCTAACGCGACGCGACCACGCTAAGGGCGCTGCCGTGGGGATTCGGCTCGTCGCGCACGGTTTGTTTCGTGAAGCCGAAGTGGGCGAGAGCCCCGAGGATCTGATCGCGTTCCATCCATTGGCAATGCG is from Synoicihabitans lomoniglobus and encodes:
- a CDS encoding dihydroorotase, with protein sequence MPALWIQNARVIDPANKRNAVGDLFVKNGLIVADLSAADKKKAKVIDGTNLVACPGLVDIHVHFREPGQTHKENIATGSHCAAAGGFTTVVCMPNTSPPASNTGTIQYIKDVIKRDAVVKVLTTGCITVDMKGEALAPIGSLAKAGVVAITDDGDCVQSNELMRRACEYAKMFELPIMDHCQDHSMTVDAVMNEGEVSARLGLKGWPNAAEDLIVSRNAILATYTGAHIHMQHISSRNAVEIIRRAKDRGVSISAEATPHHIALTDKCIEGYDPKFKMNPPLRTAEDQEAIIEGLRDGTIDIIATDHAPHTDYEKDKEFDYAPNGILGLETALPVTLDILLRKNRFSLPKVVDLMTRKPADLLKLAAGTLSVGAAADICLFDPKEKWTYDARAGFSKSSNSPWDGEELQGRIKTTIVDGRVVYDGKNVRKR
- a CDS encoding aspartate carbamoyltransferase catalytic subunit, whose product is MSWNRRHLLTLEELSLAELDQIHATAASFKKILTRSVKKVPALRGKTIVNLFLEPSTRTRMAFDMAAKRLSADTISLDAKSSSTTKGESLRDTAQNIEALQADMIVVRHSAPGSPLYLSKILGIPVINAGDGAHEHPTQGLLDTFTMRERLGSLKGRRVVILGDILYSRVARSNIQALKTFGADVTLVGPSTLVPKHLEALGVTVSHDLRSALADAEVVMLLRIQHERQNAGMFPSIGEYTSMFGLNQQRAAWLHPNAIIMHPGPINRGVEIDSELADGPRSVILDQVTNGIAVRMAVLYLCAGGQPEYVTPTG
- the pyrR gene encoding bifunctional pyr operon transcriptional regulator/uracil phosphoribosyltransferase PyrR, translating into MPAPLTFDAPELHAAIERLATAIESRHGVKPPVVLAGIANGGIELAQRLGRRLGVPTAQLNPAFHRDDIGRNPIPGDTQPSIIPFDITGRTVVIVDDVLHSGRTLKAAIDELFDWGRPAAVELAILIDRGGRKMPFAADYVGLTVTPTDRQKVNVFLDATDPSRDTASITALKS